A single window of Helicobacter macacae MIT 99-5501 DNA harbors:
- a CDS encoding YggT family protein, whose product MSVLLGAIGTGLHLMISAYMWVIIIAVLLSWVRPDPYNPIVQVLNRLSAPLLMWAREKMPFLVINGIDISPIAVIIGLQVLDKVIVHTLGVL is encoded by the coding sequence ATGAGTGTGTTGCTAGGTGCGATTGGCACGGGATTGCATTTGATGATTAGCGCGTATATGTGGGTGATTATCATCGCTGTGCTACTCTCTTGGGTGCGTCCAGACCCGTATAATCCTATCGTGCAGGTGCTAAACCGACTAAGTGCGCCACTGCTTATGTGGGCGCGGGAAAAAATGCCTTTTTTAGTCATAAATGGTATTGATATTTCGCCTATTGCTGTTATCATCGGCTTGCAGGTGCTTGACAAAGTCATAGTCCATACGCTTGGCGTGCTGTGA